The Myxococcales bacterium nucleotide sequence AAAGCTTTCCGATGCGACCTCGCTATTGCGCCGGGCAACCCAATCGCAAGCGGCGCCGGCTGAAAGTTTTTTTTGGTTTGGCGAAGCGCTCTCGAGCCAATCTTCTGCGCAGGCGGCGGACGCTTATAAGCGATACTTGGAGCTTGACCCGAGCGGCAGTTACGTGGAACGTGCAAAACAAGCGATAGGGGCCTTGGCATTGTAACATGGGGCGGTTGGCAGACACTTCCCCACAACGACAGAATTGATGGATACATCTTTAACCGACGAGCAACGCCTCATCCAAGACACCGTGCGGGAGTTTGCCGAGCGGGAAGTAGCACCTCGCGCCAAACAGTTGGATGCCGAGTCCATGTGGCCAGCAGCGTTGATCGACGGGCTGGCTAAGCTCGGTCTGATGGGCATGACGGTGCCCGAAGCATGGGGTGGTTCCGGTGTCGATCATATTAGCTATGCCATCGCGGTCGAAGAGATCAGCCGCGCCTGCGCTTCGCTTGGCGTTATCATGTCCGTCAATAACTCTTTGGCGTGCGCGCCGCTTGCGGCCCATGGGACAGACGCTCAGAAAGAAAAGTATCTCAAGCCGTTAGCGTCCGGGGAAAAGCTGGGATGTTTTGGTCTGACGGAGCCAGCGAGCGGCTCGGATGCCAGTCACATGGAGACAGTCGCCCATAAAGATGGCGACGGATGGGTTATCAGCGGCTCCAAGAACTGGATTACCAATGGTCCTCATGCTGACGTGATCATTGTGTTTGCAGCGACTGATCGGCAAGCTGGCCCCCGGGGCATCACCGCATTCGTGGTGTCGACCGATGCGAAAGGCTTCGGCCGCGAGACGCCCGATAGCAAACTTGGCATTCATGCCGCGCACTCGTGTACGGTATTCTTTGACCAATGCAGGATCCCGACGACTCACCAACTGGGAGAGGAGGGAGAAGGCTTCAAGATTGCCATGGCGACTCTGGATGGCGGCCGAATTGGCATTGCGGCGCAAGCCCTGGGTATCGCGCGCGCGGCGTTCGAAAAGGCAAGAGATTACGCCAAGGAGCGCAAAGCGTTTGGGGAACCGATCGCGAACAAACAGGCGATTCAGTTTATGTTGGCCGACATGGCCACCGAGATTGAAGCGGCTCGGCTGTTGGTCCAACGCGCCGCGTGGCTAAAAGACCAAGGACAGCGGCATACATCAGAGGCTGCGGTGGCGAAATTGTTTGCATCCGAAATGGCCACCCGCGTGTCCCACAAAGCACTCCAAATACACGGGGGCTACGGATACTCTACGGATTACGACGTCGAGCGACACTACCGGGATGCACGCATCACCGAGATTTACGAGGGCACCAGCGAAATCATGCGCATCGTGATCGCCGCGCGCGCGCTTCGCGAGTAACTATGAATTTCGCGCTCAGTGAAACACAAATCCTGATCAGACATACTGCGCGCGAATTTGCACAGCGTCGACTGGTACGCTTTGCCGACGAGTTTGAGGAACAAGGGCAGGTTCCTCCCGATGTACTGCGGGAGATGGCGGAACTCGGCCTGATGGGTGTCGCTATCCCGGAAGCGCTTGGCGGCAGCGAGGCCGGTGCGGTTGCGTTTGCGCTGGCCTTGGCTGAGGTCGCCGCAGGCTGCGCATCGACAGCCGTCATGATGGCGGTGAGCAATATGGTGGCGGAGATCATCACGCGCTATGGCACCCCTCAGCAAAAGCAGACGCATGTACCTCGCATATGTTCAGGGGAATATGTCACCGCGTCGTTTGCGCTAAGTGAAGCGGATGCCGGAAGCGATCCGGCGAACATGGGCACAGTGGCTCGCAAGTCCGGAAAAAAATGGCGTATTGACGGCGGCAAGCAATGGATTAGCAACGGCACCACGGCGGGCGTGTTTGTCATTTGGGCGCGCACCGGAGAGGCGGGACACCGCGGAATCAGTTGTTTTCTGGTGACACAGGGTCAACCCGGACTCGTGGTGGGACCGAAAGAAGACAAGATGGGACTACGCGGTTCCGACACGGTGAGCCTCGCATTAGATGACTGTACTGTCGATGACACTGACATGTTAGGAGCCGAGGGCTTGGGCTTTGGGATCGCCATGGCGGCGCTCGATGGTGGGCGCATCAGCATTGCCGCTCAATGCGCGGGAATCGCTTCTGCGGCCAACCGCCACATGCAAAAGTATGCTAAAGAACGAAAGCAGTTCGGGACGCCGCTCGCAGACTTTCAAGCCATTCAATGGATGGTTGCAGATAGCGAGAAGGAGCTCGATGCCATGACTTTGCTTGGATGGCGTGCCGCGAGCCTCAAGGACGCCGGGCTGCCGTATTCCCAGGCGGCATCCATGGCGAAGCTCTATGCATCGGAAGCAGCCTGGAGGGTGTGTAATCGGGCGGTCCAGGTGCACGGCGGATATGGATACAGCCGAGAATACCCGCTGGAGCGCTATTTGCGGGATGTGCGGGCCACCCAGATTTATGAGGGAACCAGCGAGATTCAGCGTCGAGTGATCGCGCGCAACCTACTGCATCCAATCTAGGCCCCGTGCTATGATGCGCATATGAGTGAGAGTGACCCGAACGAGGTGCGTTGGGATGCGGTAGGGGAGGCCCTTGAGCTTTTGCGAGAGGGAGACACCGAGCAGGCTTTGAAGGAACTCCAAAGGATTCTCGTGGAGGATGCCGACAACGAATATGGGCACTACTATCTAGGTGTCGCGTATTTTGAGCGGGGTGAGTTCGTCCCAGCGATGAAAGCCTACCTTAGAGCTATCGAACTTGCTCCGGCATATCTGGGAGCGATGCTGGGACTGGGCCACGCCCTACGCATGCTCGGCCGATACCAGGAGTCGATTCGAGTGGGCCGCGAGGTGCTCATCCAGCAGCCAGAAGATCCGGACGCATTGCATTTGTTGGGCCTAGCGCATTTCGCTCAGGGAGATGAGGCTGAGGCGCGCGATTATCTGCAGCGCTTTCTCAATACGCGTCCAGAGGTCGAGGTCCAGATGGAAGTAGAAGGAATGTTGGAAGTGCTCGGAGGCAATGTGGTGGCATTGCACCCCGATATCACTCGGCTCAATTGAGGCGCGATTGGGGAACGACGACCATCACACATCGGAGGGAGAGCAGCCGGGATTAACCACCCCCGAACTTCTTGAACTAAGTAAGCAACGCGACGCCTGGCAAAAAAGTGTCAAGGGAAGTGCCAAACTGGGCTTTCAAGCCACAGGCGACTTCACCACGCTGAGCGGCATTCCAGTTCCCGATCTCGTGACACCCCTTGACGTATCGGGCGACTACCTCGCAACCTTAGGATTTCCCGGACAGTTTCCATTTACGCGCGGCGTCTATCCCACGATGCATAGGGGCCGTTTGTGGACGCAACGCATGTTTGCTGGTTTTGGAACTCCCCAGCACACAAACGCGCGCTTTCGTTATCTCCTTGAGCACGGTCAAACGGGCCTTAGCACGGCATTCGATTTTCCAACCCTCATGGGATACGACAGTGATTCGCCCCGCGCGCTCGGCGAGGTAGGAATGTGCGGCGTGGCCATTGATACCCTCAAGGACATGGAAATGCTCTTTGACGGTATTCCTTTGGATCACGTGACCACATCGATGACGATCAACGGGCCTGCCGTCGTCCTGCTAGCGTTTTACATCGCGCTCGCCGATGAACGTGGAATTCCGCGCAGCGCGCTTGGCGGAACCGTACAAAACGATTGTCTTAAAGAGTTCATCGCCCAACACGCCTGGGTCGTGCCTCCTCGCCCAGCGATGCGCATTGTCACCGACATGATCGAGTTTTGCACCAACGAACTACCGCGGTGGCATCCGGTCAGCATCAGCGGGTATCACATGCGCGAGGCTGGGGCGACAGCCGCTCAAGAACTTGCCTTCACGTTGGCTGATGGCATCGCATACGTGCAATGGTGTGTTGATCGGGGGCTGCCTGTTGACAGCTTCGCGCCCAGGCTCAGCTTTTTTTTCGATGTGCAAAGCGACTTTTTGGAAGAAGTAGCCAAGTTTCGCGCCGGACGCCGGATGTGGGCCAAGATCATGAGGCAACGGTTTGGGGCCAAAGAACCGCGATCATGCATGCAACGTACCCATGCGCAAACAGCAGGCGTTTCGTTGACCGCGCAGCAGCCCTTTAACAACGTCGCACGCGTCGCCATGCAAGCTCTGGCCGCGGTGATGGGCGGCGTGCAATCCTTGCACACCAACGCGTATGATGAGACGTACGCCTTGCCCACACAGGAGTCGGTGACTTTGGCGTTACGCACGCAACAGATTATCGCCCATGAGTCCGGTGTGGCGCAGACGATTGATCCTTTGGGCGGTAGCTACTATGTCGAATGGCTTACCGACACCTTGGAGTGCCAAGCCCAAGAATATATCGCAAAAGTCGACGCCATGGGCGGCATGCTGAACGCGGTGGAGCAGGGTTATCCGCAGCGAGAAATCGCCCAAAGCGCATACAATCGGCAACGGGAGATCGAGGCCCAACAGAAAATCATCGTGGGCGTGAACAAGCACCGCCACAGTCATAATGATAAAATTCCGACACTGAAGATCGACGAGCGCGCCCAAGAGGAGCAAATTCAATCACTACGGCTGCTCAAGCAGCAACGCGATCCGCTCAAGGTGCAAGCCTCACTCGAGGCCGTCCGCCATGCAGCCGACAATGGATTGAATCTCATGCCCCCGATGATCGCTGCCGCAAAAGCATACTGCACGGAGCAAGAGCTTTGCGATGTGCTGAGAGCAACGTTTGGTACCTACACCGATCGGCCGGAGTTCTAGCCTCACCGTCCTTGCTGGATAGCTCGTTCAAGCGCGCGTTTGGCGTCTTCACTCACATGACGAAACGCCAGACCTGCGCCGTCGGGACCTACATGCACAAGTCCGGCCTCGAGCCGAAGCGACCCCTGTGGCAGATGAAGCACAACATCCAAGGCTGAATTGACGGGGTACGGGCAACCGGGCCAGGCTGCAAAGGCGCCGCTCGTGCTGATGTCCTTCGTTTTCACCATGGTGTCATTGATTTGCATATCGATGACCATGGGTTTGCGCCGTGCGCGTCGCCAGCCACGCTTGCCCGTGTGCAAAAATGGTGAAAACACATCCCTGCGCAGAAAATACACCATAAGCACGGTGCCAAAAGCGGCGCCTGCCAGCGCTTGAATATTAAAAAGCGACGCTTCGCGGACCAAGGCGTAAAGGTTGTGGGCCACCAAAAGCGGCGCATAACCTAAGAACAGCCACCAGGCCCAACGTCGAACGCCCAGGATGCCGATGGCCAAGGGAAAGGGCAAAACCAGCAACAGACCGCTGATCGGCGAAAGCATTTGAAATGCAGCTTCGACGGCGGTGAACGGAAGGCCGTAGTGAAGGACGATCGCGAAGTAGTTCACAATAGGAGAGAGGAGTAGCGCACCCCCAAACAGCCAAAGGCTGAGTGGCCGGTCGAATCTCCGTCGCCTCCCTGCATGGCCTGGCACTGGGCCCTTTTGGCTCATGGGTGGATGTTATCATACGCCCAGGGCCAGTCGGAATTTGTTGGCAAGATCCACGTGAGGCTATACGCCGACGAGTTTCAGTTGGCGCCGCTGTGACGTATCTTGTCGCCGAAGCGGCACGGGGTAGTCCCCAGAAAAGCACGCGTCACAAAAGCCCGATTTCCCCACCGCCGTGTGCAACCCCTCAGCGCTGAGATAGCCAAGCGAATCGGCAGTGACGTAGCTGGCCACCTCTTCTGGCGTATGATGCGCGGCAATGAGTTCGTCTTGTTGCGGGGTATCAATGCCATAATAGCAAGGCCAACGGGTAGGGGGAGAGCTGATGCGCAGATGCACCTCACGCGCGCCTGAGTCTCGAATCATTCGAACAATCTTGCGGCTGGTCGTTCCGCGTACAATCGAATCGTCCACGACCACGACACGTTTGTTCTTTAGCACCGACCGCATGGGGCTGAGCTTGAGGCGGACGCCAAAATGGCGAATGGATTGTTGAGGCTCAATAAAAGTGCGACCGACATAGTGACTGCGGATCAGGCCCAGCTCAAAAGGGAGGCGAGCGATTTCAGCGTAACCCAGGGCGGCGGGCACACCGCTGTCAGGGACAGGGATGACCACATCGGCATCGGCCGGGCATTCCTTGGCCAGAGTCTGCCCCAGCCGCTTCCTCGCTTGATAAACGCTGATGCCTTCAAGCGCAGAATCCGGCCGTGCGAAATATACATACTCAAAAATACACATGTGCCGAGCGGCGCTGGCAAACGGTCTCAGGCTTTGCATGCCATCGCGATTGATGACAATCATTTCGCCTGGCTCGACATCGCGAAGATATTGGGCTGCGATTAGATCGAAAGCCGTTGGCTCAGATGCGAACACGTAGGCGCCTTCAAGTTGACCCAGGCAGAGCGGTCTGAAGCCGTGGGGATCGCGTACCGCCACCAGCTCTTCCGGCGTGAGAATCACCATGGAATATGCGCCCTCGACTTGGCGCAACGCATCGGCGATGCGATCTGCGTTGGCAGGCGCCTTCGACCTGGCAATGAGGTGGACCACCACCTCTGTATCGCCAGTCGACCTGAAAATTGATCCTGCATGCTCCAGTTCCGCTCGCAGCACCTCTGCATTTGTCAGGTTGCCATTGTGCGCGACCGCCAGAGAGCCGTGCACATAATCGACGGCCACTGGTTGGGCGTTCTTGACATGGCTTCCGCCACTGGTCGAATACCGTACGTGCCCAATGGCATTTGCCCCCGGAAGCTGGTCAAGCACGTTGCCGCTGAAGACATCGTTGACCAGTCCCAGTCCGCGGTGGATGTATAGTTGTGCGCCGTCGCTGCTGACGATTCCGGCACTCTCCTGACCACGATGTTGAAGAGCGTGCAAGCCCAAACACGCAAGCTTGGCGGCCTCCCCCGCGGCAAAAATGCCAAAGACGCCACACTCATCGTGAAATCCGTCCGAAGGCTCTTCAAGGTTGTAGGCCATCACTTGGCCTCCCCGAATTCGCGCGCCACCTTCTTCTTACCCTCGCGATAGGTGAGGGGAGGTCTCGTTTGCGGCGCAACAGCATGCTCTTTAGTAGTATCCTTGGTCAGCTTGCGCGCCTCTTTATCCTCGGGGGCCGCGGGCGCATTCGCTTTGACGCGCTGCGACAACTCCCGAGAAACCGTAATAGTTTCCACGGGCTGCGATTCATGTTGAGAGGGGCTCCCGCAGCTTACTCCGAGCAAGATGCCGCCTATAACGCTTGCCTCAAACCATTGGCCCATGCGACCTATTTAGCGCCCCCAGCGCAGGTTGTCATCCCTGCAAGAGAATCGCCGCTGGCAATGACCGGCCCACCAACGCAGTTCCAGATACGTCACGCCCATTCCGGGCATCTCCCGCCGTCTGATCCCCTTTTGCAATGCCTATGCATAGCAACCGAATATTTGACAGCGGTTGAGTGAAGGGGCATCTTTGCGAGCATAAAAAATCGCTTCATACACGGTTGGCTTGTTGGCATTGTAGGCTTGACGAGTCTGAGTTGCGGCGATGATGATCCAAAGCGAACAATAAGCCCCCAGGAAGCTGCGGATATCGTCCACAGGCACGTCAGCTCGCATGTCGATGGATTGGTTTTCGCCCTCGCACCTTTCAATGCGGGATTATTCTGGGATTTGGCAAAAGCGCTGGGTGGCGAGCCGTGTGATAGTGAAGTCGGCGGGTTTGGCCTGGATTCGGCCCTGCAAGATGCGTTAGAGATCGTTCAGCGGGACGTCGTGGAGTCCAAAGGTATGGAGCACAGCTCGACAGAAATTGATTTTCCGCTCAGCGCTGAATCGCTCTGCACTGGAGGGGGCGAGTGTGCAGAGAAACTAGCCCTCAATCCAGTAGTGTTGCGAGTCAGCTCCGAGGTCGAGGACGAAGCATTCATCAACGTCTTGATAGGTGCTGGTCAACATCGCGTGGCGCGTTTGTACCTGACTGCCGTCGCTGTGGAGTCTACCTTATACCTTGGCGCCTGGAAGAACTATCGTGCGGGTTACATCAATAACGATGATGACGATGCACCGGTGGCCGTCCCCACGACCGCGCGCGGCGAGAGTGTCTCTCGCATAGAAAAAACGTCGGAAACGCTGTATTCAGCCGTAACGCGAATTCCTCAGAGCATTGATGTGGTCATGCCGGGAGACGAGCATAGCGTCGAAGCTCCAACGGAGTTTCACTTTGCGCCCGCTGACCCCGCCATACAAACAACAATTGACACCCTATCAGACGTCTGGGAAGCGACGGTGTCGTTGAACAAGGTCACTGTAATCGCTCCTGCTGATAGGTGCGACCCTGAGTATGAAAACCTGTCCCTCCGAGCCTGATCCACCGGTTGTGCTGACCTTTCCTTCGCTTAGCGGGACCTTTCGATACAGTGACATCATCGAGTTTGTCGACGTTAGCCTAGGTGATGAAACAATTACCGCTACTCACGCTGACGACGCTGTGTTCTCCATGGATATCAACCCCGACGATGAGCGAAAGCTCTCGGGCAACATTGCTTACACCGATGACGGCGTCATGCTTACGGTTGAGCCAAAGCTTGATGCTTCCATTGCACTTCAACTCAGCGAGCTTTTGGACGAGGATGCGCCCGAGTATTTGCATGATCAGCTCTTTGAGCTTTCATTCGGTGCGCAACCCGCGGGCAAGGTTCTGCTTCGTGCAGATCCCACCTGCTTAGAGGTGGATTCTGCAGGCCAGTTTGAGTTGGTTGAAGGCCCGTTTTCCCTGCATGAAACACACAGGGCCGATAGTGCCGAAAACACCTCGAGCATCGACGAGAGCATGTGCCTAAACCAGCTTGAGGACAATCCCGACGAACGCTTCCTCGGCACCAGGTTCGGTCAGCAGGTTTGCGAATAACGACTAACTTAGGGGCTCGCAGCTTACCAATTGTCACTTATGCTACTAGATGAGTGGTTCGCGATTAATAAAACTCAGTCGTGACTGCATTGCGATATATTTTAACACACCTGCGTTGGGGCCGAAAAAGACCTGGGTGACGCCTTCTTGATCTGGCCCATTGAACAAACGAGCTGCGGGCACTAGCACTCCATCCGAGTGCATCTGTTTGTTGATTTGTGTGTCGGACTCAAACGTAAGCGCGTGTCGCTGATAATGAAATGGGCTGGCGTGGGTCGCCCCGTGACAACAATCTACTTCTGCGTGAGGTTTTTACAATCCCATTGCTCAAAAGGCAAAGGTCCCTGATAGCATCGATTGACGATAATCGTTCCTTCCGCTTCGGTGGGCAGGCGTTGATTGGCGGCAAGCCAAGCAATACGCTCATAAAACAGACAGGTCCCAATTTGTGTGGTGGGTTCAACATCATCCTCTGAGTTGATGGCCCACTGCTCGAAGTAGCGTTGTATGACCGTCTCGGTTTCTGAGCGATGAGTCAGTACCCAATTGAGGCGCCGACTTATTTCCACGGGTAGCACGGCGGCGCCAGCAAGCAAATAAAAATAGGGCATACGCGGGGTGAAGATTGTGCCATCCTGAAATACCCGAAGAGGGTATCCGAGCGTATCGGAGATGTGGCGCTCAAATTCCTCATAAGCTTGGTTAGCGTACAAATCTCGCAACTCTGTTTCGGGGCCTGACGCGAAGCTGATTTGATCCCAGATGTCGCTCGCATAGCACGGAACTGCCGCAAGGAAGGGCTCCGCATGCTTACGGTCAATCAAGACAATATCGCCACCGCCTGTAAAGATTTGATTGTCCCATCCATCTAAGTTCGCATCGTTGAAAAGCAACTGAAAAATTGCCAGTTTCCAACCCAGTTCGCTCTCCGCTATCTTGGAGATAAGCTCTTCTACAGTGGAGAGCTTATCGTCCAATGAGGCGTTCTTGTACGAAGGAACGGCCAGCAGTGAAGATTCGAGTCCAAAGAAACATTTGCTCAACACGAATTCAGCTTCCGTAAAAGGATCTTTTATTAATCTTGCGGCTGCTACTATTCCGAAATGCAGCACGTCTCGATCAATGGCATACATGAGCGCATCTAGGCGCGGGGATTCTGTTTCACCAGGGGATCCGCGCTTGTTGGCCACTGCATGTTGCCCATTTGGAAGCTCCACGAAATAGGTTCTGGGCTTCGGACCTTGCGACGTCGCGCTATCAGGCCACAGATCGGGGCTCTTTGACAGGTAGCACTCGGCAAAAATCCAAGAATGCATTGTCGTTCACGATAGGCGCGAAAGAGTCGGAGGGAACTTGAAGTTCAGCAAACCATGTTTGCGCCAGATCGGGCATCCAGTCGGCCGTTGTCTGAGGCCCCAACTGAAATGGTTCTGGATGCAACGCCATGGTTGCCTTGGCAACGACACCTGTGCTCGCATCTGCGATGGTGTAAAAACGTCCCAAGATCAGGGGCCGCGCAGCGGCACTGAAAGATCGCCCAAGTAGCCTTGCACCAACGGGTAGCAAGTCCGGTACCTGTTTGAAGCTATCGAAGTTGTAGGTATGCAAGGGGCAGGTGCCTTCAGAGTCTGACAGGTGTTCGGACCGCACCAGTCGTACAGGGTCTGTGGTTATAATGCTCCATTGCGAATTCCAGCCGAGCGTCACCAGTTTGGTGTTAGGCGGAATAAGCAGCGGACATGGATTGCCATCAGCCCGGGGTAGCACGAGTTGATGCAGCGTCCAGGCGATTGCGGCAGTAAGTGCCAGGGGCGAATCCGCTCAAAGCGATATAAACGCGCAATCAGTTCAACGTGACTTACGAGGTTGACGTTGAGAGGCATACGGGGCTAAAAGCGGGACCCTTCGCCCAAGGGAGTCCATTTATGCACGTCAGTGTCACGCAACATTTTTTTCGGCCCATCCTCATTATCACCCTGGTGTCTGCGGCAAGCCTGTCAGAGCCGCGCACGGCCAAGGCGCAAGAAAGCGCGACGCCGGAGCCTTTGGTCGAGCACGCGCAGCATGTCGCCGCAGTGCCAGATGAGTTTCATCGCGAGACGCTGTTTGCGCTTTCTGCGGGTGCGACGCTCAACACGGGCAACACCCGGTCATTCGCGGCCAATGTCGGCTCGCGATTTACTCTCAAACGCGATCGCCACCAACTCACGCTAGATACTCAGTTCATCTACGGCTTGGCCAGTCTCAGGGACCAGGGCGACATCGATGCCGATGGTAACGTCAATGAGTTTAACGATTACAACCTCAACACCCGGCGGCTTAGCGGGCTAGCGCGATATGACTTTTTCATGACACCCAATGATGGTTTATTCGTCTCCACATCGCCTTTGTGGGATACGTTTGCGGGCTTGGATCTGCGCCTTCAAAATCAGGTTGGCTACATGCGCAACTTCTTCAATCTCGAGGGCAAGCACCGTGGCTGGGGCGAGGTCGGGTATGATCTGACCTATGATAACTGGACCAATGGGCAAGATCAGACCAACCATTCTGTGCGCGCGTTTCTGGGATACGACAACCACATCAATGAAATGGTCACCTTCCTTACCGGCGTCGAGGGATTGTTCAACGTGGAGCGCTCAAAGGACGTGCGTCTTTTGTGGAATTCAGAACTCACGTCAAAACTGGTTGCCGGTTTCCAAGCTGGCGTGCGCTTCACCCTGCGCTACGATAACGAGCCGGTGCCGGGGGCCGAAAAGCTTGATACTATCACCACGCTGAACCTACTTTATGCGATGGATTTTGAAGCCCCGTCTGCTGCGGCGCTCGAGGTTGACTGCGAGAAGCAGAAGGCTGAGGCGGTCAAGGAGGCAGAGGCTCGGTGTAAAGCCGTTCAACCGGTCGTGACGCCGCCGCCTTCAGTGCCGGCAGAGCCAGTGCCTGTCACGCCCGAGCCCGTGGCGCCCGACGAAACCGCCGTTCCATAACTTAGTCGGCATTGGCATCTAACCAGGGGCAGGATGCGGATGCCCCGTGCATCAGAGAGATTGCGCATCGAGCGTGGCCCACGTCTCGGTGAGCGCAAAGCGTCCCTGCGCATCGGGGCGCACCCGTGCCATTGCGATATCCGGGTCATGTGTGAAAAACAGTCGCCCGTTTCGTGCGGCCAGCGCTTTTAGAAGCGTCTGCTTTTCATTGATCACAAGCTCGGGATAGCGGTCATAGCCCATAGTCACAGGCAGATGCACCCAGGCCCGACCTGGAATCAAATCGCTTGCAAAAAGAAGCGGTCCATCGTCGCTTGCGATTTCAGCAAGCAGCAGTCCGGGTGTATGGCCATCGGAGTAGTGCAGGGCATAGGCGTCGCCTAAGAGATCGCAGTAAGGCACATCGACAAGCTCAAGCCTTCCGCTTTGCTCAAGCAACGGCTGGAGCTCCGGGATAAATGAGGCACGGTCGCGCGAATGGGGGTTCAATGCCCGCTCCCATGCGCTCTGGCTGACGATAAAACGAGCGTTGGGGAACAACAGTCGCATAGGCGCATTGGCCTCCCATGCACTAATAAGACCTCCAGCATGGTCGAAGTGCAAATGCGACAGCAGGACGATGTCGATATCTTCATGCCGTAGACCCAGGCTTTTCAAGCTCGCCAATAACACGTGCTCGTCCTCGCATACTCCGTAGCGGGCCTTTAGTTCTGGCGAAAAAAAAGCACCGATTCCCGCCTCGCACAAGACGTGCCGGCCGCTTTGTTCTCGCAAGAGCAGCGCGCGGCAGGCAAGGCGGATGCAGTTGCGTTCATCGGCCTTTACCCAGCGAGACCACAGGGCCTTGGGCGCATTGCCAAACATGGCACCTCCATCTAGCCGTTGCGAGTTGCCCATCACCGAGAATAATGTGGCCGAAAGGGGGCTCATGAAGCTGCCCGCCACGTCTGGAAGCGCCGCTCGGCCAAAAGAGCGAGATCGCGCACTCTTAGCCGCGCGTAATAGAGACAAAATTGCATCAAATGGTTAGGCGCCTCGATGGTGAGCACGAGCGTGAAGAGTTGCCGAAGCCGGCCGACGCGTACGGTGGGCGCATGAGCAGTGCGATGCATGTGGAGGAGCTTATGTAGGATGGCGCGTCGCAATCTTCCTGGCCGAAGGGCGTCCATCACATGGGATGGCACCTCTGCGTTTTGTTGCCTCACGCTGGCACACAGACAGACGTAGAGGGCCAGTGTCATGTGCCATTCCTTGGCCCGCGAGACGACGAGGCCCCAGTTAGGATGCCAACCCGCAATGATGCGTCGCACATCTTCGGCGGACCGCCCATCGATAGCAAAAGAATGCATGGCTTCGTGCAATGCCACGTAAAGCAAACTGTCTTCCGCGCACAGGGTCGGGATCTGCCGGCTGTGGCTGTGGTATACCACCGCTCGGCCGAACAGAGCGTCATAGTCAATGGGATGTCTCTGGCTTTGACAGAACGCGCGGTGGAGTTCCAGGGTGATTGGAAATGGTTCGTCACGCAAGTACACCCATTCGTAATGCTCGTGATAGGTGGCAGGGCGCTTATCGGGGCCGCTACGGCGAAACCCCATGGCTAATAATACCCGTGCCGCGCGGGACATATCCCTTGCAGGAACGAGCACATCGATGTCGCACATCGCGCGCTCTGCCAGATCGGGATAGAGGGTATCGAGAAACGCCGCGCCTTTAAGGAAAAGGAGAGGTATGCCGAGCCTTTCGAGTTCTGCACGCACCTCATCAAGTGCGGCGAGTCGAAGCATATTATGGCCAAGGATGTTATTTCTTGGGTCGGGGATTGCCCTGCTTGACATCAGCGACCTCTTAGCCCAAGCTTCGGTTCTTGTTTTCTGGAAAGCACATGAGTCACGACTCTGAAAATATCCCTTCGTTTGCGGATTTCGACAACGGAAGCAAAGGTTTCCTAGCTCGCGGCGCCATCAAGAAAGTGGCGGGTAGG carries:
- a CDS encoding amidophosphoribosyltransferase, encoding MAYNLEEPSDGFHDECGVFGIFAAGEAAKLACLGLHALQHRGQESAGIVSSDGAQLYIHRGLGLVNDVFSGNVLDQLPGANAIGHVRYSTSGGSHVKNAQPVAVDYVHGSLAVAHNGNLTNAEVLRAELEHAGSIFRSTGDTEVVVHLIARSKAPANADRIADALRQVEGAYSMVILTPEELVAVRDPHGFRPLCLGQLEGAYVFASEPTAFDLIAAQYLRDVEPGEMIVINRDGMQSLRPFASAARHMCIFEYVYFARPDSALEGISVYQARKRLGQTLAKECPADADVVIPVPDSGVPAALGYAEIARLPFELGLIRSHYVGRTFIEPQQSIRHFGVRLKLSPMRSVLKNKRVVVVDDSIVRGTTSRKIVRMIRDSGAREVHLRISSPPTRWPCYYGIDTPQQDELIAAHHTPEEVASYVTADSLGYLSAEGLHTAVGKSGFCDACFSGDYPVPLRRQDTSQRRQLKLVGV
- a CDS encoding DUF481 domain-containing protein, with amino-acid sequence MTYEVDVERHTGLKAGPFAQGSPFMHVSVTQHFFRPILIITLVSAASLSEPRTAKAQESATPEPLVEHAQHVAAVPDEFHRETLFALSAGATLNTGNTRSFAANVGSRFTLKRDRHQLTLDTQFIYGLASLRDQGDIDADGNVNEFNDYNLNTRRLSGLARYDFFMTPNDGLFVSTSPLWDTFAGLDLRLQNQVGYMRNFFNLEGKHRGWGEVGYDLTYDNWTNGQDQTNHSVRAFLGYDNHINEMVTFLTGVEGLFNVERSKDVRLLWNSELTSKLVAGFQAGVRFTLRYDNEPVPGAEKLDTITTLNLLYAMDFEAPSAAALEVDCEKQKAEAVKEAEARCKAVQPVVTPPPSVPAEPVPVTPEPVAPDETAVP
- a CDS encoding MBL fold metallo-hydrolase, which produces MSPLSATLFSVMGNSQRLDGGAMFGNAPKALWSRWVKADERNCIRLACRALLLREQSGRHVLCEAGIGAFFSPELKARYGVCEDEHVLLASLKSLGLRHEDIDIVLLSHLHFDHAGGLISAWEANAPMRLLFPNARFIVSQSAWERALNPHSRDRASFIPELQPLLEQSGRLELVDVPYCDLLGDAYALHYSDGHTPGLLLAEIASDDGPLLFASDLIPGRAWVHLPVTMGYDRYPELVINEKQTLLKALAARNGRLFFTHDPDIAMARVRPDAQGRFALTETWATLDAQSL
- a CDS encoding nucleotidyltransferase family protein, yielding MSSRAIPDPRNNILGHNMLRLAALDEVRAELERLGIPLLFLKGAAFLDTLYPDLAERAMCDIDVLVPARDMSRAARVLLAMGFRRSGPDKRPATYHEHYEWVYLRDEPFPITLELHRAFCQSQRHPIDYDALFGRAVVYHSHSRQIPTLCAEDSLLYVALHEAMHSFAIDGRSAEDVRRIIAGWHPNWGLVVSRAKEWHMTLALYVCLCASVRQQNAEVPSHVMDALRPGRLRRAILHKLLHMHRTAHAPTVRVGRLRQLFTLVLTIEAPNHLMQFCLYYARLRVRDLALLAERRFQTWRAAS